The [Clostridium] celerecrescens 18A genomic sequence TTTACAACACCCATGGCGCTTAATGCCACATCACCGCCAATGCCTGTCTTGTTTCCATAATACACCAGAGAATTATTCATGACAACCTGCAAAATGGTAGATGCCACCTGGGTGATTCCGCTTGAGACTCCAAGTGGCAGCGCCAGCCTGCAGATATTCCCATCAATGCGTAAACTATTTTTATTAAGGCGCATATGCTTTCCTTTGTATACAAAATACAGGACCAGCACGACTGCGGAAATGATCTGAGAAGTAATGGTGGCAATGGCCGCTCCTGTCACGCCCCAATGAAATACGAAAATATAAATCGGATCCAGAATGGTATTTAAAGCAGCACCAACTAAAATGGCATACATAGATAAGGCCGGACTCCCGTCTGTCCTGGCCATATTGCTTAGCACCACAGAGAGCATATTAAAAGGTGTGCCCAGTAATATAATAGAAGTGTACTGCCTTGCATATTCCATGGTATTGGCGGTGGCCCCGAAAATCCTTAGCATAGGCGTCATAAGCGGAAATCCTACAGCCATAACAACCGCGCTGGCTGCAATGGTCACCAAAAAAACAGTTCCAAGAGTCTTGTCCGCCTCTTCCTCATTCTTTTCACCAAGCTTAATGGCTGCATAGGCGCTTCCCCCAGCTCCCAAGAGAGTCGATATGGCTAAAATGATGGTGACAATCGGAAATGCAATGGTGGTCGCCGCATTTCCCAGATACCCAATGCCCTGACCGATAAAGATCTGATCAACAATATTATAAATCGAATTTACCAGCATGGCAACAATCGCTGGAAGTGCAAACTGCATCAGCAAATGTCCCACTGGTTTATATCCCAGGGGATTCTCCCCCTGTTTTATCCTGTCTTGTTCCATAAAATGTTCTATTCCTTTCCTTTCTGCTCCACGATGTGATCGAGAGCATTGCAAGCCATGCGTATGAGCATTTGCTCCGCCGCATCACGTTCCTCTTTTGTAAACCCTTTTAAAATAATATCCGCCCACTCATTTACGCTTTCCAAGGTCTTACCCACGACAGCTGCCGCTTTGTCCGTAACGTAAATCCTTCGGATGCGTTTATCCTCCTGTGCCATTTCCGTCACAACATATCCTTCTTCTTCCAGCTTTTTAACCGCGCGGGTGGCAGTAGCCTTATCGTAATGCCCAAAAGAAGCCAGCTCGTGCAGGCTCATACCAGGCTTTTTAAAAATCTGCAATAAAAAAAACTGTTGTCCACAGCCTATCTGATAAGTAGATAATTGATTTGCAAAATACGTATTATTAAGTCTCTGGATAATCGAGATATATTTCCCAATTTCCTTGTGCTCGCACATGATTTCCACCTCCAAGCCTATCGGACGGCATTTTATCTTTTTTTAAGATGATAAACAGCATAACATAAAGTGGTTGCATTCGCAACTTTTTTTTATTCATGCAATAAAAAGCGGTACCGATTTTACAAAACCGGTACCGCTTATCATACTATTTTTTATTTTGTTTTAAAAATCTCACATGTTCTCCTGCAAGCAGCCTCCGTAGCCGCACATCCGCCAAGGGAAGTTTCCCTTAATTCAAATGGGATCGAACGCCCAACCATCATCATAGTGTCCACCGTCTGATCAAATGGTATGAACTGCTCTACTCCTGATAATGCCATTTCAGCACATACCAGTGCATTGGAAGCCCCCAGAACATTACGGCTCTGACAGGGGTACTCCACCAGGCCGGCTACCGGATCGCAGACCAGACCTAAGAGATTCACGATTGCTGAGGAAGCCGCATCCATG encodes the following:
- a CDS encoding MarR family winged helix-turn-helix transcriptional regulator, translating into MCEHKEIGKYISIIQRLNNTYFANQLSTYQIGCGQQFFLLQIFKKPGMSLHELASFGHYDKATATRAVKKLEEEGYVVTEMAQEDKRIRRIYVTDKAAAVVGKTLESVNEWADIILKGFTKEERDAAEQMLIRMACNALDHIVEQKGKE
- a CDS encoding MATE family efflux transporter, producing the protein MEQDRIKQGENPLGYKPVGHLLMQFALPAIVAMLVNSIYNIVDQIFIGQGIGYLGNAATTIAFPIVTIILAISTLLGAGGSAYAAIKLGEKNEEEADKTLGTVFLVTIAASAVVMAVGFPLMTPMLRIFGATANTMEYARQYTSIILLGTPFNMLSVVLSNMARTDGSPALSMYAILVGAALNTILDPIYIFVFHWGVTGAAIATITSQIISAVVLVLYFVYKGKHMRLNKNSLRIDGNICRLALPLGVSSGITQVASTILQVVMNNSLVYYGNKTGIGGDVALSAMGVVNKIGMILISICIGIGIGSQPILGFNKGANQPKRVRKTYLSAAVAATTVAITGWLACQLFPGQILSLFGTEDVQFTQFAIRCLKIYMLGIFTAGFQVVTTSYFQSTGQPLKASILSMLRQLLLLIPLILILPLSFGLEGILYAGPVADITSMVIVSQFVLYEMRKLNRSCKES